The Sphingopyxis fribergensis DNA segment GGCATCGTGATGGCGCGACGGATCGCGATGACGGCGATGCCGCAGCTTGTCGCGGCTTTCCACAGCCTTGTCGGTCTCGCCGCTGTCGCGGTTGCGGCCGCTGCCTATCTCAACCCCGTCGCGTTCGGCATCGCCGATGCTGCGGGTCAGATTCACGTCGTCAGCCGCGTCGAAATGGGGCTTGGCATCGCGATCGGCGCGATCACCTTCTCGGGGTCGGTCATCGCCTTCCTAAAGCTCAACGGCAATATGTCGGGTTCGCCGATCATGCTGCCGGGGCGGCATGTCATCAATCTCGGCACGCTCGCCGCGATCGTCGCGCTGACGGCTTATTTCACGCAGGACCAGTCGCCGTGGGTGTTCTGGACGATCACGGGGCTCAGCTTCGCGATCGGTTTCCTGCTGATCATCCCGATCGGCGGCGCCGACATGCCGGTCGTGGTGTCGATGCTCAACAGCTATTCGGGATGGGCCGCGGCGGCGATGGGTTTCACGCTCGGCAACACCGCGATGATCATCACCGGCGCGCTCGTCGGCTCGTCGGGTGCGATCCTGTCGTACATCATGTGCCGCGCGATGAACCGCAGCTTCATCAGCGTCATCGCGGGGGGCTTTGGCGCCGATGCGGGGCCGAGCGATGGCGGGTCGAAGGAACAGCGCCCGTGGAAGCCGGGCAGCGCCGAGGACGCGGCCTTCCTGATGAGCCAGGCCGACACGGTGATCATCGTTCCCGGCTATGGCATGGCGGTTGCGCAGGCGCAGCATGCGCTGCGTGAAATGGCCGACCAACTGAAGAAGGAAGGCGTGACGGTCAAATATGCGATCCATCCGGTCGCGGGCCGCATGCCCGGTCACATGAACGTGCTGCTCGCCGAAGCGAACGTACCCTATGACGAGGTGTTCGAGCTGGAGGACATCAACGGCGAATTCGCGCAGGCCGACGTCGCCTTCGTCATCGGCGCGAACGACGTGACCAACCCCGCGGCGAAGACGGACAAGAGTTCGCCAATTTACGGCATGCCGATCCTCGACGTCGCCAATGCCAAGACCGTGCTGTTCGTGAAGCGCTCGATGGGCGGGGTCGGCTATGCCGGCGTCGACAACGACGTCTTCTATATGGACCAGACGATGATGCTGCTCGGCGACGCCAAGAAGATGGCCGACGACATCGTCAAAGCGCTCAGCGGCAGCGGGCATTAAATCCGACGGTCCGATCAAAACTCCGTTCGTGCTGAGCTTGTCGAAGCACCGTTTTTTCCTCTACCGGGTAGAAGAACGGCCCTTCGACAAGCTCAGGGCGAACGGATTATTGTTATTCTGGAGATGAAATGCGCAAAATCGGCCTGATCGGGGGAATGAGCTGGGCATCGACCGAGCTTTATTACCGGCATCTCAACAAGGGCGTGCAGAAGCGCCTTGGCACCGCCTGTTCGGCGCCGATCGTGATGGAGAGCCTCAACTATTGCGATCTGTCGCGCATCACGACGCCCGAAGGCTGGGCGCACGCGAAAGAGGTGCTGATCGCCTCGGCGCAGCGGCTAGAGGCGGCCGGCGCGACCGCGCTGATGATCGCCGCCAATTCGATGCACAAGGTTGCCGAGGATGTTGCCGCGGCGATCTCGATCCCGATCCTGCATATCGTCGACGAAACCGGCGAGAAGATGAAGGCCGACGGGATCAAGGCGGCCGCGGTGATCGGCACGCGCAACGTGACGACCGAGGCATGGTTCCGCCAGCGGCTGGTGCGTCATGGGCTGACGCTCGCGCCCTATGACACCACGCGGACCGACGAGATCGACCGGATCATTTATGAGGAGCTGATGCTGGGCAAGGTGAACGAAAGTTCGCGCCGTACGATGAAGACCTTCATCACCGACATCGCAAAGCAGGATATCCAGGCCATCGTCCTCGCGTGCACTGAACTGGTGATGCTCGTCGACACCGACGCCAATGTCTTGCCGATCTACGACACGACGCGCATCCATGTTGCGGCGGGGGTCGACTGGATTTTGGGCGAGGGGTGAAAAAAATCCTCCCTGTCGCGAAGCGATGGCGAGGGGACCGCCCGAAGGGCGTGGTGGAGGGGCGGCAACGTCACGCTGTAGCCCCTCCGTCAGCGCTACGCGCTGCCACCTCCCCATGCCTGCGGCAGAGGGAGGATCAGGTTTATGACATCTTCGTCCAGGTTACCGTACGGCAAAATACCGAGACGCAGCCTTTCATCGTCATCTTGCCGCCGTTCACGCGCAGATGGGCCTTGTAATAGCGGCCGTCCTCGGGGCTATAGCCTTCGCCTTTCCAGCCGTCGCCGTGCGGGACGAGATCCCAATAGATCTGCAGCCCGGTGACCTTGCGGCCGCGCTTTCCCTTGTCGGGGTTGCGCTCGTCGAGCTGGCCGCCGACGGGCTGCTTGATCAGCAGGCGCTCGACGCGCCCGCACATCTTGTTGCCGCATGCGGCCATCACGACGATACCTTTGCCATCGTCGGTTTTCCAGCGTCCGGCAATCGGCGCGGGCGCCGCCGCCATCGACGGCACGGCTATCAAGGCGACAAGCGCCAAA contains these protein-coding regions:
- a CDS encoding NAD(P)(+) transhydrogenase (Re/Si-specific) subunit beta, whose protein sequence is MEFQSILSAATGGHGAVNPWAAVAYLVAGVLFILALRGLSSPATAQSGNRFGMAGMTIAVVTTLLTHAPATAGGLLDTIGLVEILVAIGIGAVIGIVMARRIAMTAMPQLVAAFHSLVGLAAVAVAAAAYLNPVAFGIADAAGQIHVVSRVEMGLGIAIGAITFSGSVIAFLKLNGNMSGSPIMLPGRHVINLGTLAAIVALTAYFTQDQSPWVFWTITGLSFAIGFLLIIPIGGADMPVVVSMLNSYSGWAAAAMGFTLGNTAMIITGALVGSSGAILSYIMCRAMNRSFISVIAGGFGADAGPSDGGSKEQRPWKPGSAEDAAFLMSQADTVIIVPGYGMAVAQAQHALREMADQLKKEGVTVKYAIHPVAGRMPGHMNVLLAEANVPYDEVFELEDINGEFAQADVAFVIGANDVTNPAAKTDKSSPIYGMPILDVANAKTVLFVKRSMGGVGYAGVDNDVFYMDQTMMLLGDAKKMADDIVKALSGSGH
- a CDS encoding aspartate/glutamate racemase family protein, which encodes MRKIGLIGGMSWASTELYYRHLNKGVQKRLGTACSAPIVMESLNYCDLSRITTPEGWAHAKEVLIASAQRLEAAGATALMIAANSMHKVAEDVAAAISIPILHIVDETGEKMKADGIKAAAVIGTRNVTTEAWFRQRLVRHGLTLAPYDTTRTDEIDRIIYEELMLGKVNESSRRTMKTFITDIAKQDIQAIVLACTELVMLVDTDANVLPIYDTTRIHVAAGVDWILGEG
- a CDS encoding DUF2147 domain-containing protein produces the protein MIHRFALALVALIAVPSMAAAPAPIAGRWKTDDGKGIVVMAACGNKMCGRVERLLIKQPVGGQLDERNPDKGKRGRKVTGLQIYWDLVPHGDGWKGEGYSPEDGRYYKAHLRVNGGKMTMKGCVSVFCRTVTWTKMS